One segment of Micromonospora parathelypteridis DNA contains the following:
- a CDS encoding NAD-glutamate dehydrogenase produces MDRRPAIKPEPDLRQDDSGRDDDSFDSATDGDGYGRLDTGVTGLTGSSIDTIYDLGLPTEALADDVEDAELDEPVPNAERLVAQAVALAGDDHDAATLVGRFWRFAPDEELVGFTAEEMLDAARAHRDLAQQRVPGELKLRIHEPHADQHHTVVEIVTDDMPFLVDSVTALLNSYHLDVHLLVHPLVVVRREPLGRLTEVSADVEPDDAIAGDIIESWMRIEIDPVRDAAERDRLRRELQRVLTDVREAVEDWPKMRQRSLALADELASARTSENRPPVPEKDITDSVELLRWLAHDHFTFLGYREYRLVDAPGGDAADPVDGKALEAVLGTGLGILRSDAPDARPLASMTPEAHEKVLEKRLLIITKANSRATVHRSAYLDYIGFKIFNELGEVIGERRFLGLFSTAAYRTSVRELPVVRRKVAEVLDRSGLSRRSHSGKDLIQILETYPRDELFQIKTDDLYHAVIGVLRMAGRRQLRVFLRRDAYGRFISCLIYLPRDRFTTQNRLRMQDILLRELNGVGVDYTTRVTESMLARVHFIVRTDPTRPPGEIDADLLAEELADATRLWDDDYRLVLERKLGDEQAKHLFTRYADAFPEGYKDGHTPYEAMKDLAKLELLEEPGQLEMHLFRKQLAPRPGTRVPGSDLAEAMDVRFKVYRYGEPMMLSAVLPVLHSLGVRVVDEHPYEVDRIDGRVYLYDFGLMLPEGHHELAEVRPHVENAFAAAWRGEAEVDRFNELVLRGGLTWRQVVVLRAYAKYLRQAGTVFSQDYMEQTFVAYPKLAALLVELFETRFAPGELSAEQRQQRSGELVETIRGALDDVASLDQDRILRSYLTLIEATLRTSFYQKRSDGRPKAYVAFKLDPQAIPDLPAPRPKFEIFVYSPRFEGVHLRFGPVARGGLRWSDRREDFRTEVLGLVKAQMVKNTVIVPVGAKGGFVLKQKPGDRDEAVACYQEFVGAMLDVTDNIVSGQIVPPVDVVRHDGDDPYLVVAADKGTATFSDIANEISTAHNFWLGDAFASGGSAGYDHKKMGITARGAWESVKRHFRELGLDTQTQDFTVVGVGDMSGDVFGNGMLLSEHIRLVAAFDHRHIFLDPEPEAATSYAERRRLFDMPRSSWEDYNRELISAGGGIFPRTAKSIPITPQVRAAIGLDDDVAHLSPQELMKAIVTAPVDLFWNGGIGTYVKASTQTNAEVGDKSNDAIRVDGRNLRCRVAGEGGNLGWTQLGRIEYALTGGRIFSDFIDNAAGVDTSDHEVNIKILLNTAVADGELTTAERDELLAGMTDEVAELVLRDNYDQARAINNAQAQAASLLPVHRRMINELERSGALDRALEALPPDEELAVRSESGLTAPEFAVLLAYVKIVLEREILTEGLADEEWTTEVLVNYFPTPMRERFADRMGRHRLRRDIVTTVLVNEAINRGGISFVFRVVEETAASAADVIRAYVVVSEVFGLRELWDAVEALDNKVAPELQTSVYLDTRRLLDRAVRWLVSNRRSPIDVPAEITRLRDGVTRLLPGLEDLFYGNERQGIAAHIDSMTDRGLPRDLAEQATRLMYSFGLMDVVETANSSGRDVSEVASVYFVLSDLFRVDSLLSKISLLPREDRWQTLARMALRYDLYAALAALTAEVLDSTPEDLPPHERVQQWEQSNATSIHRARRAMGEFDESRADLAALSVLLRQIRTLVRTSGAAA; encoded by the coding sequence ATGGACCGGCGTCCGGCGATCAAACCGGAACCCGACCTCCGGCAGGATGACTCCGGCCGGGATGACGACAGCTTCGATTCGGCGACCGACGGGGACGGCTACGGCCGACTCGACACGGGAGTCACCGGGCTGACCGGGTCGAGCATCGACACAATCTACGATCTGGGTCTGCCCACCGAGGCGTTGGCCGACGACGTGGAGGACGCCGAGCTCGACGAACCCGTTCCCAACGCGGAGCGCCTGGTGGCCCAGGCTGTCGCGCTCGCCGGGGACGACCACGACGCGGCGACACTTGTCGGCCGTTTCTGGCGGTTCGCCCCGGACGAGGAGCTGGTCGGCTTCACGGCAGAGGAGATGCTCGACGCGGCCCGGGCGCACCGGGACCTCGCCCAGCAGCGGGTGCCTGGCGAGTTGAAGCTGCGGATCCACGAGCCGCACGCCGACCAGCACCACACGGTCGTCGAGATCGTCACCGACGACATGCCGTTCCTGGTCGACTCGGTGACCGCGCTGCTCAACTCGTACCACCTGGACGTGCACCTGCTGGTCCACCCGCTGGTGGTGGTCCGGCGTGAGCCGTTGGGCCGGCTCACCGAGGTCTCCGCGGACGTGGAGCCGGACGACGCGATCGCCGGCGACATCATCGAGAGCTGGATGCGGATCGAGATCGACCCGGTCCGGGACGCGGCCGAGCGGGACCGCCTGCGCCGTGAGTTGCAGCGGGTGCTCACCGATGTGCGGGAGGCGGTGGAGGACTGGCCGAAGATGCGTCAGCGTTCCCTCGCGCTCGCCGACGAGCTGGCCTCGGCCCGTACCTCGGAAAACCGCCCACCAGTGCCGGAAAAGGACATCACCGACTCGGTGGAGCTGCTGCGGTGGCTCGCACACGACCACTTCACCTTCCTCGGTTACCGCGAGTACCGGTTGGTGGACGCCCCTGGGGGCGACGCCGCCGACCCGGTCGACGGCAAGGCGTTGGAGGCGGTGCTCGGCACCGGTCTGGGCATCCTGCGCTCTGATGCGCCGGACGCCCGGCCGCTGGCGTCGATGACCCCCGAGGCGCACGAGAAGGTGCTGGAGAAGCGCCTGCTCATCATCACCAAGGCCAACTCGCGTGCCACCGTGCACCGCTCGGCGTACCTGGACTACATCGGCTTCAAGATCTTCAACGAGCTCGGCGAGGTGATCGGCGAGCGGCGCTTCCTGGGCCTGTTCTCCACGGCCGCCTACCGGACCAGCGTCCGCGAGCTGCCGGTGGTACGCCGCAAGGTGGCCGAGGTGCTGGACCGCTCCGGGCTCAGTCGGCGCAGCCACTCCGGCAAGGATCTGATCCAGATCCTGGAGACCTACCCACGCGACGAGCTGTTCCAGATCAAGACCGACGACCTCTACCACGCGGTGATCGGTGTGCTGCGGATGGCCGGCCGTCGGCAACTGCGGGTCTTCCTGCGTCGGGACGCCTACGGACGGTTCATCTCCTGCCTGATCTACCTCCCCCGGGACCGGTTCACCACCCAGAACCGGCTGCGTATGCAGGACATCCTGCTGCGTGAGCTGAACGGTGTCGGGGTGGACTACACCACCCGCGTCACCGAGTCGATGCTGGCTCGGGTGCACTTCATCGTCCGCACCGACCCGACCCGGCCGCCGGGCGAGATCGACGCCGACCTGTTGGCCGAGGAACTGGCCGACGCGACGCGACTGTGGGACGACGACTACCGGCTGGTGCTGGAGCGCAAGCTCGGCGACGAGCAGGCCAAGCACCTGTTCACCCGGTACGCCGACGCGTTCCCGGAGGGCTACAAGGACGGGCACACGCCGTACGAGGCGATGAAGGACCTGGCGAAGCTGGAGCTGCTGGAGGAGCCCGGCCAGCTGGAGATGCACCTGTTCCGCAAGCAGCTCGCACCTCGGCCCGGCACCCGGGTGCCCGGTTCGGACCTGGCCGAGGCGATGGACGTCCGGTTCAAGGTCTACCGGTACGGCGAACCGATGATGCTCTCCGCGGTGCTGCCGGTGCTGCACTCACTCGGTGTCCGGGTGGTCGACGAGCACCCGTACGAGGTGGACCGGATCGACGGTCGGGTCTACCTGTACGACTTCGGCCTCATGCTGCCCGAGGGGCACCACGAGCTGGCCGAGGTGCGCCCGCACGTGGAGAACGCCTTCGCGGCGGCCTGGCGCGGCGAGGCCGAGGTGGACCGGTTCAACGAGCTGGTGCTGCGCGGCGGGTTGACCTGGCGGCAGGTGGTGGTGCTGCGCGCGTACGCGAAGTACCTGCGGCAGGCCGGCACGGTCTTCTCCCAGGACTACATGGAGCAGACCTTCGTCGCGTACCCGAAGCTCGCGGCACTGCTGGTGGAGCTGTTCGAGACCCGGTTCGCGCCGGGCGAGCTCAGCGCCGAGCAGCGTCAGCAGCGCAGCGGTGAGCTGGTGGAGACGATCCGGGGTGCGCTGGACGACGTGGCCAGCCTCGACCAGGACCGGATCCTGCGCTCGTACCTGACGCTGATCGAGGCGACCCTGCGGACCAGCTTCTACCAGAAGCGCTCCGACGGGCGGCCGAAGGCGTACGTGGCGTTCAAGCTCGACCCGCAGGCCATTCCGGATCTGCCGGCGCCCCGGCCGAAGTTCGAGATCTTCGTCTACTCGCCCCGGTTCGAGGGTGTGCACCTGCGGTTCGGGCCGGTGGCCCGGGGCGGGTTGCGCTGGTCCGACCGTCGGGAGGACTTCCGTACCGAGGTGCTCGGCCTGGTCAAGGCGCAGATGGTGAAGAACACCGTGATCGTGCCGGTGGGTGCCAAGGGCGGCTTCGTGCTGAAGCAGAAGCCGGGCGACCGGGACGAGGCGGTCGCCTGCTACCAGGAGTTCGTCGGCGCGATGCTGGACGTCACCGACAACATCGTCAGCGGGCAGATCGTGCCGCCCGTGGACGTGGTCCGGCACGACGGCGACGACCCGTACCTGGTGGTGGCGGCCGACAAGGGCACGGCGACGTTCTCCGACATCGCCAACGAGATCTCCACGGCGCACAACTTCTGGCTGGGCGACGCGTTCGCCTCCGGCGGTTCCGCCGGCTACGACCACAAGAAGATGGGCATCACCGCGCGGGGCGCCTGGGAATCGGTCAAGCGGCACTTCCGGGAGTTGGGCCTGGACACCCAGACCCAGGACTTCACGGTGGTCGGCGTCGGTGACATGTCCGGCGACGTGTTCGGCAACGGGATGCTGCTGTCCGAGCACATCCGGCTGGTGGCCGCCTTCGACCACCGGCACATCTTCCTCGACCCGGAGCCGGAAGCGGCCACCTCGTACGCGGAGCGTCGGCGGCTGTTCGACATGCCCCGATCCTCCTGGGAGGACTACAACCGGGAGCTGATCTCGGCCGGCGGTGGCATCTTCCCGCGTACCGCGAAGTCCATCCCGATCACGCCGCAGGTCCGGGCGGCGATCGGCCTGGACGATGACGTCGCACACCTGTCGCCGCAGGAGCTGATGAAGGCGATCGTCACCGCACCGGTGGATCTGTTCTGGAACGGCGGCATCGGCACCTACGTCAAGGCGTCCACGCAGACCAACGCCGAGGTGGGCGACAAGTCCAACGACGCGATCCGGGTGGACGGACGCAACCTGCGTTGCCGGGTGGCGGGCGAGGGCGGCAACCTGGGCTGGACCCAGCTCGGCCGGATCGAGTACGCCTTGACCGGCGGCCGGATCTTCTCCGACTTCATCGACAACGCAGCCGGGGTGGACACCTCCGACCACGAGGTGAACATCAAGATCCTGTTGAACACCGCGGTGGCCGACGGGGAGTTGACCACCGCCGAGCGGGACGAACTGCTGGCCGGGATGACCGACGAGGTCGCCGAGCTGGTGCTGCGGGACAACTACGACCAGGCTCGGGCGATCAACAACGCCCAGGCCCAGGCCGCCTCGCTGCTCCCGGTGCACCGCCGGATGATCAACGAGTTGGAGCGCTCAGGTGCGTTGGACCGGGCGCTGGAGGCGCTGCCGCCGGACGAGGAGTTGGCGGTTCGGAGCGAATCCGGCCTGACCGCGCCGGAGTTCGCGGTGCTGCTCGCGTACGTGAAGATCGTCCTGGAACGGGAGATCCTCACCGAAGGGTTGGCGGACGAGGAATGGACGACCGAGGTCCTGGTCAACTACTTCCCGACACCGATGCGTGAGCGGTTCGCCGACCGGATGGGCCGGCACCGCCTGCGCCGGGACATCGTCACCACGGTGCTGGTCAACGAGGCGATCAACCGGGGCGGCATCTCGTTCGTCTTCCGGGTCGTCGAGGAGACCGCCGCCAGTGCCGCGGACGTGATCCGCGCCTACGTGGTGGTCAGCGAGGTGTTCGGGCTGCGCGAGCTGTGGGACGCGGTCGAGGCGCTGGACAACAAGGTCGCACCCGAGTTGCAGACCAGCGTCTACCTGGACACCCGTCGACTTCTCGACCGGGCGGTGCGGTGGCTGGTCTCCAACCGGCGCTCGCCGATCGACGTGCCGGCCGAGATCACCCGGCTGCGCGACGGGGTCACCCGGCTGTTGCCGGGGCTGGAAGACCTGTTCTACGGCAACGAGCGGCAGGGCATCGCGGCGCACATCGACTCGATGACCGATCGCGGGCTGCCCCGTGACCTGGCGGAGCAGGCGACCCGGCTGATGTACAGCTTCGGCCTGATGGACGTGGTGGAGACCGCCAACAGCAGCGGGCGGGACGTCAGCGAGGTGGCCTCGGTCTACTTCGTGCTGTCCGACCTGTTCCGGGTGGACTCGCTGCTGTCGAAGATCTCCCTGCTGCCGCGGGAGGACCGCTGGCAGACGCTGGCCCGGATGGCGCTGCGCTACGACCTGTACGCCGCGCTGGCCGCGCTCACCGCGGAGGTGCTCGACTCCACCCCGGAGGACCTGCCGCCGCACGAGCGGGTGCAGCAGTGGGAGCAGTCGAACGCGACCTCGATCCACCGCGCCCGGCGGGCGATGGGGGAGTTCGACGAGTCGCGGGCGGATCTCGCCGCCCTGTCGGTGCTGCTACGCCAGATCCGCACCCTGGTGCGGACCTCCGGAGCAGCCGCCTGA
- a CDS encoding penicillin-binding transpeptidase domain-containing protein codes for MPLSYPRPHRPNPVRRVAAAFTAALLTAGVLAGCSGDDGPQSTVDAFLAGWRSGDLQAVGLIDPTGAKLPSADVAREIKELSGEFAATPPTLTSRGEPKVTKDIATAPIRVEWKLPGEARWAYDREVRLAHGDDDQWQVIWEPRVMHEQLTKGDRLALRRDAGTRAGVLDAAGQPLVTPRPVVRVGVQPNGVTDLKKLVKDLDAAFKAIRPALVPAVDLADLPERVAKAEPGAFVEVVSLREEAYLQIKPRIYDLPGTKFQSDKIDLAPTREFARALLGTVDPAQADDIAAHPDRYVVGDMVGHGGLQGRYDERLRGGTGLTVVVERLAEGGKLEPTGTELFRREAQPGQALKTTLDVAIQNAADGALRAEPRRAALVAVRISDSAVLAAANGPGPAGENLAFAAQVPPGSTFKMVSTLGLLDRGAITLDGPVACPKTFTVDGRSFKNSDNFELGSVPFRTDFAKSCNTAFASLAPKLGGDGLAAAGRALGLEGQWDLGVDAFTGKVSANGSQAEQAAASFGQGTTLVSPLAMAGATAAVARGRFEQPKLLTDPAPAKPAPAGEQLKPESVAALRTMMREVVTSGTGSALKDVPGEVYGKTGTAEYDDNPAHTHAWFVGWRGDVAFAVFVEKGGASTASAVPIAERFLRALPTT; via the coding sequence ATGCCCTTGTCGTACCCCCGGCCCCACCGGCCGAACCCCGTCCGCCGTGTGGCCGCCGCCTTCACCGCGGCCCTGCTCACGGCTGGCGTTCTGGCCGGCTGCTCGGGTGACGACGGGCCGCAGAGCACCGTCGACGCCTTCCTCGCCGGCTGGCGCAGCGGCGATCTCCAGGCGGTCGGTCTGATCGACCCGACCGGCGCCAAGCTGCCGTCGGCCGACGTGGCCCGCGAGATCAAGGAACTTTCCGGTGAGTTCGCGGCCACCCCGCCCACGCTGACGAGTCGCGGCGAGCCGAAGGTCACCAAGGACATCGCGACCGCGCCGATCCGGGTGGAGTGGAAACTGCCCGGTGAGGCCCGCTGGGCGTACGACCGGGAGGTGCGGCTCGCCCACGGCGACGACGACCAGTGGCAGGTGATCTGGGAGCCCCGGGTGATGCACGAGCAGCTCACCAAGGGAGACCGGTTGGCGCTGCGCCGCGACGCCGGCACCCGGGCCGGGGTGCTGGACGCCGCCGGGCAGCCGCTCGTGACCCCCCGCCCGGTGGTCCGGGTCGGCGTGCAGCCGAACGGCGTCACCGACTTGAAGAAGCTGGTCAAGGACCTCGACGCGGCGTTCAAGGCGATCCGCCCGGCGCTGGTCCCCGCCGTCGACCTGGCCGACCTTCCCGAGCGGGTCGCCAAGGCCGAGCCGGGTGCCTTCGTCGAGGTGGTGTCGCTCCGCGAGGAGGCGTACCTCCAGATCAAGCCCCGGATCTACGACCTGCCCGGCACCAAGTTCCAGTCCGACAAGATCGACCTGGCGCCGACCCGCGAGTTCGCCCGGGCGTTGCTCGGCACCGTCGACCCGGCGCAGGCCGACGACATCGCCGCGCACCCCGACCGGTACGTCGTCGGCGACATGGTCGGGCACGGCGGCCTGCAGGGCCGCTACGACGAGCGCCTGCGTGGCGGCACCGGGCTCACCGTGGTGGTCGAGCGTCTCGCCGAGGGCGGCAAGCTGGAGCCCACCGGCACCGAGTTGTTCCGCCGGGAGGCGCAGCCCGGGCAGGCGTTGAAGACCACGTTGGATGTCGCGATCCAGAACGCGGCCGACGGGGCGCTGCGTGCGGAGCCGCGCCGAGCCGCGCTGGTCGCGGTGCGGATCAGCGACAGCGCGGTGCTCGCTGCGGCGAACGGCCCCGGGCCGGCCGGGGAGAATCTGGCCTTCGCCGCCCAGGTGCCTCCGGGCTCCACGTTCAAGATGGTCAGCACACTGGGCCTGCTGGACCGGGGGGCGATCACCCTGGACGGGCCGGTGGCGTGCCCGAAGACCTTCACCGTCGATGGCCGGTCCTTCAAGAACTCGGACAACTTCGAGCTCGGCTCGGTGCCGTTCCGCACCGACTTCGCCAAGTCCTGCAACACCGCGTTCGCGTCGCTGGCACCGAAGCTGGGCGGCGACGGGCTGGCCGCCGCCGGTCGCGCACTGGGCCTGGAAGGTCAATGGGACCTCGGCGTCGACGCCTTCACCGGCAAGGTGTCAGCGAACGGCAGCCAGGCCGAGCAGGCAGCCGCCTCGTTCGGGCAGGGCACCACACTGGTCAGCCCGCTCGCCATGGCCGGCGCCACCGCAGCCGTCGCCCGAGGCCGGTTCGAGCAGCCGAAGCTGCTGACCGACCCGGCGCCGGCCAAGCCGGCCCCGGCGGGCGAGCAGCTCAAGCCAGAGTCGGTCGCGGCGCTGCGCACCATGATGCGCGAGGTGGTCACCAGCGGCACCGGCAGCGCGCTCAAGGATGTGCCAGGCGAGGTGTACGGCAAGACCGGCACCGCCGAGTACGACGACAACCCCGCCCACACCCACGCCTGGTTCGTCGGCTGGCGGGGCGACGTGGCGTTCGCCGTGTTCGTGGAGAAGGGCGGCGCCAGCACGGCCTCAGCCGTCCCGATCGCCGAGCGCTTCCTCCGCGCCCTCCCCACCACCTGA